A DNA window from Haliovirga abyssi contains the following coding sequences:
- a CDS encoding Nif3-like dinuclear metal center hexameric protein yields the protein MERLMKLSKIISKLESRFPLKLQEDWDNSGLLVGDLNSEINRIQISLDVTDEVIENAIKIGANLIITHHPLIFKPIKRVTSGDNIGKKILKLIKNGISLYSMHTNLDSAKMGLNEYIMNLLGVENGEVLDKNYKNIYRIGIYIPEDKFIEFRKKIISFDKIYKDERYEKVSYSTEVEETFFAKEKANPAIGEKGKLSIVENKKLDIIIEKKYINNFLNYVSKNHPYEDFSYELIKLENKIENGGIGRIYKLDEKIKISEYIKIVKEKLNINNIRAVYDEDKEIKKIGLVNGSGASYISRMKNRGVELFITSDIKYHEAFDARELGMALLDIGHYETEIWFSDIIKKELLEIVEVDVFNSEKVFKYF from the coding sequence ATGGAAAGATTAATGAAGCTATCTAAAATTATTTCTAAATTAGAAAGTAGATTTCCATTAAAACTGCAAGAAGATTGGGACAATAGTGGACTGTTAGTTGGAGATTTGAATAGTGAAATAAATAGAATTCAAATATCACTAGATGTAACAGATGAGGTAATTGAAAACGCTATAAAAATAGGTGCTAATTTAATAATAACGCATCATCCTTTAATATTTAAGCCTATAAAAAGAGTAACATCGGGAGATAATATTGGGAAAAAAATATTGAAGTTAATAAAAAATGGAATTAGCTTATATTCTATGCATACAAATTTAGATTCTGCTAAAATGGGATTAAATGAATATATTATGAATTTGTTGGGTGTAGAAAATGGAGAAGTTTTAGATAAAAATTATAAAAATATTTATCGAATTGGAATTTATATTCCAGAAGATAAATTTATAGAGTTTAGAAAAAAAATTATCTCTTTTGATAAAATTTACAAAGATGAAAGATATGAGAAAGTATCATATTCCACAGAAGTAGAGGAAACTTTCTTTGCGAAAGAAAAAGCCAATCCTGCAATAGGAGAAAAAGGAAAGTTATCTATTGTAGAAAATAAAAAATTGGATATAATAATAGAGAAAAAATATATAAATAATTTTTTAAATTATGTTTCTAAGAATCATCCATATGAGGATTTTTCTTATGAATTAATAAAATTGGAAAATAAAATAGAAAATGGTGGAATTGGAAGAATTTATAAATTGGATGAAAAAATAAAAATAAGTGAATATATAAAAATTGTAAAAGAAAAATTAAATATAAATAATATAAGAGCAGTTTATGATGAAGATAAAGAGATAAAAAAAATAGGATTAGTTAATGGAAGCGGAGCATCTTATATAAGTAGAATGAAGAATAGAGGAGTGGAGTTGTTTATAACTTCTGATATAAAATATCATGAAGCATTTGATGCACGTGAATTAGGAATGGCGTTATTAGATATAGGACATTATGAGACTGAAATATGGTTTTCCGATATAATAAAAAAAGAGTTGTTAGAAATAGTGGAGGTAGATGTTTTTAATTCTGAAAAAGTTTTTAAATATTTTTAA
- a CDS encoding ComEC/Rec2 family competence protein, with translation MGIITFSILLLISTLIAIHINISIYIYFLMLLITIIFFSIYKKKIILIVLILILFNIFSLMRIYKINIKSNEYYHISGKIIGDKIKVNKINNKYISNKIYLSINRELDGESVDLDFICKKIDKFHNILYLQGKMLNVKLHNNYLKEFIKNRIYKFSYVYGENLYGFLLAVFLGDSSELNQDMIKKYRYTGVSHLLVISGLHMSILLFLSLKLFDKLKFNYYSQYLLTLVVLTVYIFITGALTSVLRAYIMIVIYILSMLMYEKVDPLKSLSIAVIINIIINPTSIISVSFILSYLAVLSLLIIYPRIKIGIFKFDFVNQMIFITLSIQLMLAPVFLYNFNLIPFLSFFSNIIVVALGSFLIGVSFILIFIGIFSTNLAIILGFLVDFLLKILNFYVNILSKISFMQIEYKSKIPLLFIMLFYTTIFIIIYKEKIHEKLKIYFNN, from the coding sequence ATGGGAATAATAACGTTTTCTATATTATTATTGATTTCTACATTAATAGCTATACATATTAATATTAGTATTTACATCTATTTTTTAATGTTGTTAATTACAATTATATTTTTTTCTATTTATAAGAAAAAAATTATTTTAATAGTTTTGATTTTAATATTATTTAATATATTTAGCTTAATGAGAATTTATAAAATTAATATAAAAAGTAATGAGTATTATCATATATCAGGAAAAATAATAGGTGACAAAATAAAAGTTAATAAAATAAATAACAAATATATTAGTAATAAAATCTATTTAAGTATTAATAGAGAACTTGACGGCGAAAGTGTAGATTTAGATTTTATATGTAAAAAAATAGATAAATTTCATAATATATTATATTTACAAGGAAAAATGTTAAATGTGAAATTGCATAATAATTATCTAAAAGAATTTATAAAAAATAGAATATATAAATTTTCATATGTTTATGGCGAGAATCTATATGGATTTTTATTAGCAGTTTTTTTAGGCGATAGTTCAGAATTAAATCAAGATATGATTAAAAAATATAGATATACAGGGGTTTCGCATCTTTTAGTTATTTCGGGATTACATATGAGCATATTGCTTTTTTTAAGTTTGAAATTATTTGATAAGTTGAAATTTAATTATTATTCACAATATTTATTAACATTGGTTGTACTGACAGTTTATATTTTTATAACAGGAGCATTGACATCTGTATTGAGAGCGTATATAATGATTGTTATATATATATTATCAATGTTGATGTATGAAAAAGTAGATCCATTAAAATCATTATCTATTGCAGTTATAATAAATATAATTATAAATCCGACTTCTATTATATCGGTTTCATTTATATTATCATATTTAGCTGTATTATCTTTACTGATAATATACCCAAGAATAAAAATTGGGATTTTTAAATTTGATTTTGTTAATCAAATGATATTTATAACATTATCTATACAATTAATGTTAGCACCAGTATTTTTATATAATTTTAATCTGATTCCATTTTTATCCTTTTTTTCGAATATTATAGTTGTTGCTTTAGGTAGCTTTCTAATTGGGGTTTCATTTATATTGATTTTTATAGGTATATTTTCTACAAATTTAGCGATTATACTGGGATTTTTAGTTGATTTTTTATTAAAGATTTTAAATTTTTATGTAAATATTTTATCAAAAATATCATTTATGCAAATAGAATATAAAAGTAAAATTCCATTATTATTTATAATGTTATTTTATACAACTATTTTTATTATTATATATAAAGAAAAAATACATGAAAAATTAAAAATTTATTTTAATAATTAA
- a CDS encoding dTDP-glucose 4,6-dehydratase, producing MKTYLVTGGAGFIGANFVKYMLKKYDDIKIIILDKLTYAGNLGTIKEELKDKRVEFVKGDIGNRELVENIFMQHNIDYVVNFAAESHVDRSIENPKIFLETNILGTQNLLDISKQHWIIGKDENGYPTYKEGKKFLQVSTDEVYGFLNREYPDGKLLIDNGQLTVDNGLKIEELKKVLEDREVMPKIFGEKFFTEETALNPRSPYATSKTAADMLTRAYSETYHMPINVTRCSNNYGPYHFPEKLIPLIIKNILEGKKLPVYGDGKQVRDWLYVEDHCKGIDMVINGGKLGEAYNIGGFNEEQNINIVKLTIDTIRKLIIDNGQLAIKEEYKNIVKCNLNDISYDLITYVQDRLGHDARYAIDPSKTVRELGFYPETPFNIGIEKTIKWYLNNQDWVNEVVSGDYQKYYEKMYSNKN from the coding sequence ATGAAAACATATTTAGTAACAGGTGGAGCAGGATTTATAGGCGCAAATTTTGTAAAGTATATGCTGAAAAAATATGATGATATTAAAATAATAATATTGGATAAATTAACATATGCTGGAAATTTAGGTACTATAAAAGAAGAATTAAAAGATAAAAGAGTTGAATTTGTAAAAGGAGATATAGGAAATAGAGAGTTAGTAGAAAATATATTTATGCAACATAATATAGATTATGTAGTGAATTTCGCAGCAGAATCACATGTAGATAGAAGTATTGAAAATCCTAAAATATTTTTAGAAACAAATATTTTAGGGACACAAAATTTATTAGACATATCAAAACAACATTGGATTATTGGAAAAGATGAAAATGGATATCCAACTTATAAAGAAGGGAAAAAGTTTTTACAAGTTTCGACAGATGAAGTTTATGGGTTTTTAAATAGAGAATATCCTGATGGAAAACTATTAATTGATAATGGACAATTGACAGTTGACAATGGACTAAAAATTGAAGAATTAAAAAAAGTTTTAGAAGATAGAGAAGTTATGCCAAAGATATTTGGAGAAAAGTTCTTTACTGAAGAAACAGCACTTAACCCTAGAAGTCCTTATGCGACATCAAAAACAGCTGCTGATATGTTGACTAGAGCTTATAGCGAGACATATCATATGCCTATTAATGTAACAAGATGTAGTAATAATTATGGGCCTTACCATTTTCCAGAGAAACTTATTCCTTTAATAATAAAAAATATATTAGAGGGAAAAAAATTGCCTGTGTATGGAGATGGGAAACAGGTAAGAGATTGGTTATATGTAGAAGACCATTGTAAAGGAATTGATATGGTGATAAATGGTGGGAAATTAGGAGAAGCATACAATATAGGTGGCTTTAATGAAGAACAAAATATTAATATTGTAAAATTAACAATAGATACAATAAGAAAATTGATAATTGATAATGGACAATTGGCAATTAAAGAGGAGTATAAAAATATAGTGAAATGTAATTTGAATGATATAAGTTATGATTTGATAACTTATGTGCAGGATAGATTAGGGCATGATGCTAGATATGCGATAGATCCTAGTAAAACAGTGAGAGAACTTGGGTTTTATCCTGAGACACCATTTAATATAGGTATAGAGAAGACGATAAAGTGGTATCTAAATAACCAAGATTGGGTAAATGAAGTTGTTAGCGGAGATTATCAAAAATATTATGAAAAAATGTATTCAAATAAAAATTAA
- a CDS encoding sigma-70 family RNA polymerase sigma factor has protein sequence MNNEYLLREIKKRTKNNSIKQSDIEDILSMEKIDENSYEEIIDYLVSKNIKVLDEEIIIESEEDMESVSLMKDVDIMKQYMKEVSEYELLSPKVQMEYLNIKDNDEKVKNLLVESNLRLVVGLAVKYSKQGVSFLDLIQEGTLGLMKAIDKFDGTKGYRLSTYATWWIKKYMIDFLNEKVASMKVPTHIYLKYQMLKKAEKAISQENGRAATLEEIAERTYMTVDEASRIKSIIESKMIAIDSYTGEDGNGKFDISDDSTEEEIEAELEKLASENKINKMLKKLDSREIKIIKMYFGFSEDGRRYTFKEIGEELNLSAERIRVIKERSLKKLRYIGKKIWKD, from the coding sequence ATGAATAATGAATATTTATTAAGAGAAATAAAAAAAAGAACAAAGAATAACTCAATAAAACAATCTGACATAGAAGATATATTAAGTATGGAAAAAATAGATGAAAATAGTTATGAAGAAATAATTGATTATTTAGTATCTAAAAATATAAAAGTATTAGATGAAGAGATTATAATAGAAAGTGAAGAAGATATGGAAAGTGTATCTTTGATGAAAGATGTAGATATTATGAAACAATATATGAAAGAAGTTTCAGAATATGAATTGTTATCTCCAAAAGTACAAATGGAATATTTAAATATAAAAGATAATGATGAAAAAGTGAAAAATTTATTGGTAGAAAGCAATTTGAGATTAGTTGTTGGGTTAGCTGTAAAATATTCGAAACAAGGAGTTTCATTTTTAGATTTAATTCAAGAAGGAACATTAGGTCTTATGAAAGCAATAGATAAATTTGATGGCACAAAAGGGTATAGATTGAGTACATATGCAACATGGTGGATAAAAAAATATATGATAGATTTTTTAAATGAGAAAGTTGCAAGCATGAAAGTTCCTACACACATATATTTGAAGTATCAAATGTTGAAAAAAGCTGAAAAAGCTATATCACAAGAGAATGGCAGAGCAGCTACATTAGAAGAAATAGCAGAAAGAACTTATATGACAGTAGATGAAGCATCGAGAATAAAAAGTATAATAGAAAGCAAAATGATAGCAATTGACTCATATACTGGTGAAGATGGAAATGGGAAATTTGATATTTCAGATGATAGCACCGAAGAAGAGATTGAAGCAGAGTTAGAAAAATTAGCTTCTGAAAATAAAATAAATAAAATGTTGAAAAAATTGGATTCAAGAGAAATTAAAATTATAAAAATGTATTTTGGATTTTCTGAAGATGGAAGAAGATACACTTTTAAAGAAATTGGAGAAGAGTTAAATTTATCAGCAGAAAGAATTAGAGTTATAAAAGAAAGATCATTAAAAAAATTAAGATATATTGGGAAAAAAATATGGAAAGATTAA
- the rpoD gene encoding RNA polymerase sigma factor RpoD has protein sequence MKKFFKDEKLLKLVRKAQESKIVTYEEINENLPENFPLEEIDTLIKGFKGFGIKVIPKKINDEKEDESKKISKEGIPIVEIDEEEDFIEEDEDVNDAAVEELLKENLLEFENNMKVDEPIKMYLREIGQIPLLKYSEEVELAKRAAALDREAEQELVKANLRLVVSIAKKHTNRGLKLLDLIQEGNIGLMKAVEKFEHEKGFKFSTYATWWIRQAITRAIADQGKTIRIPVHMIETINKIKKETRIYIQETGKEPTPEILAKRLKMETEKVKSILKMNQEPISLETPVGSEEDSELGDFVEDKKVQTPHEVTNNNMLKEQLGRVLETLSEREEQVIRLRYGLDDGYPRTLEEVGKIFNVTRERIRQIEVKALRKLRHPSRRKKLEDYLE, from the coding sequence ATGAAAAAATTTTTTAAAGATGAAAAATTGCTCAAGCTAGTAAGAAAAGCTCAGGAAAGCAAAATTGTTACTTATGAAGAAATAAATGAAAATTTACCTGAAAATTTTCCATTGGAAGAGATAGATACATTAATAAAAGGGTTTAAAGGGTTTGGAATAAAAGTAATTCCTAAGAAAATAAATGATGAAAAAGAAGATGAATCAAAAAAAATATCTAAAGAAGGAATACCAATAGTAGAAATAGATGAAGAAGAAGATTTTATAGAAGAAGATGAGGATGTTAATGATGCTGCAGTAGAAGAACTTTTAAAAGAAAATTTGTTGGAATTTGAAAACAATATGAAAGTAGATGAACCTATAAAAATGTATTTGCGTGAAATAGGGCAAATACCTCTGTTAAAATACTCTGAGGAAGTAGAATTAGCTAAAAGAGCAGCAGCATTAGATAGAGAGGCAGAACAAGAACTTGTAAAAGCTAATTTGAGATTAGTTGTAAGTATAGCGAAAAAACATACAAATAGAGGCTTAAAACTTTTGGATTTAATTCAAGAAGGAAATATTGGTTTAATGAAAGCAGTTGAGAAATTTGAACATGAAAAAGGATTTAAATTTAGTACTTATGCTACATGGTGGATACGTCAAGCGATAACTAGAGCTATAGCTGACCAAGGAAAGACTATAAGAATACCGGTACATATGATAGAGACAATAAATAAAATAAAAAAAGAAACTAGAATATATATACAAGAAACAGGAAAAGAACCAACACCAGAAATTTTAGCTAAAAGATTAAAGATGGAAACAGAAAAAGTAAAAAGTATTTTAAAAATGAACCAAGAGCCAATCTCTTTAGAAACTCCAGTTGGAAGTGAAGAAGATAGCGAATTAGGAGATTTTGTAGAAGACAAAAAAGTACAAACCCCTCATGAAGTTACGAATAATAATATGCTAAAAGAACAATTAGGGAGAGTATTAGAAACACTTAGTGAAAGAGAGGAACAGGTAATAAGATTAAGATATGGATTAGATGATGGATACCCAAGAACTTTGGAAGAAGTAGGTAAGATATTTAACGTAACAAGAGAAAGAATAAGACAAATAGAAGTTAAGGCACTTAGAAAATTAAGGCATCCAAGCAGAAGAAAAAAACTAGAGGATTATTTAGAATAG
- the lon gene encoding endopeptidase La: MNIEEKIELPLLVVRNVVIFPYMVIPLNVGREFSVRAVEESLKRNSEIAIFTQKKIEKDEMKKDDIYEFGVLTNILKMVRFPDGTLRILVEAIKRIELKDFKIDEKTKMSKGEVVVLNEIGNQKDKDKEEEALYKIVKNKFETCLSRGLTVTPEIISPTIDVELPGRLSDIITAQLDINLEEKYNALKELDVKKRLELTIENLNKELDVLEIKNKIQDKIKKGMDETQKEFFLREQLKAIEEELGIQVENDEEVERYKNEFNKRKFPNNVKKLAEKEIDRLSRLPLDSSEAGVIRSYLDFIIELPWKDVSKGKLDVKKAKEILDETHYGLKDVKERILEYLSVKKISKELKTPILCLVGPPGVGKTSIGKAIAEAMSRKFIRISLGGVRDEAEIRGHRRTYVGALPGRILTGIKQSGKSNPVFMLDEIDKLGYDFRGDPSSAMLEVLDPEQNIDFVDHYLEMGYDLSKVFFITTANRLDTIPAPLRDRMEIIRIPGYSLNEKAIIAEKYLIPRQKKQNGIEKYEIVIEKMALEKLILNYTREAGVRNLEREIGKVFRKIVKKIVMGEEYPEVVNENEIEKLLGIPKYEMSDTEDIHDIGVVTGLAWTEFGGDVLNIEVNLVPGHGELILTGKLGDVMKESARIALTYIRSKIDNYNGDKEYYKNYDLHIHVPEGAVPKDGPSAGITLTTAIASKLLNKPISNKIAMTGEITLTGRILPIGGLKEKLLAAKLRGIKKVFVPKKNEKDLIEIDEEIKSGIEIKFVNYAEEVFEELQLQQG, translated from the coding sequence ATGAATATAGAAGAAAAAATTGAATTACCTTTATTAGTAGTAAGAAATGTAGTTATTTTTCCATATATGGTAATCCCTCTAAATGTTGGCAGAGAGTTTTCTGTAAGAGCAGTAGAAGAATCGCTTAAGAGAAATAGTGAAATAGCCATATTCACTCAAAAAAAGATAGAAAAAGATGAAATGAAAAAAGATGATATATATGAATTTGGAGTTTTAACAAATATATTAAAAATGGTAAGATTTCCAGATGGGACTCTTAGGATATTAGTAGAAGCGATAAAGAGAATAGAATTAAAAGATTTTAAAATAGATGAAAAAACTAAAATGAGTAAAGGTGAAGTTGTTGTTTTAAATGAGATAGGAAATCAAAAAGATAAGGATAAAGAGGAAGAAGCGTTATATAAAATAGTAAAAAATAAATTTGAAACATGCTTATCAAGAGGATTAACAGTCACTCCTGAAATAATTTCACCTACAATAGATGTAGAGTTACCTGGAAGATTATCAGATATAATAACAGCTCAATTAGATATAAATTTAGAAGAAAAATATAATGCGTTAAAAGAACTTGATGTAAAAAAAAGGCTTGAATTAACAATAGAAAACTTAAATAAAGAATTAGACGTTTTAGAAATAAAAAATAAAATTCAAGATAAAATAAAAAAAGGTATGGATGAAACACAAAAAGAATTTTTCTTAAGAGAACAATTAAAAGCAATAGAAGAAGAGTTGGGAATTCAAGTTGAAAATGATGAGGAAGTAGAAAGGTATAAAAATGAATTTAATAAACGTAAATTCCCAAATAATGTAAAAAAATTAGCTGAAAAAGAGATAGATAGATTGAGCAGATTGCCATTGGATTCTTCAGAAGCTGGGGTTATTAGAAGTTATTTGGACTTTATAATAGAATTGCCTTGGAAAGATGTTTCTAAAGGGAAATTAGATGTAAAAAAAGCAAAAGAAATATTAGATGAAACTCATTATGGATTAAAAGATGTGAAAGAGAGAATATTAGAATATTTAAGCGTAAAAAAGATATCTAAAGAGTTGAAAACTCCAATTTTATGTTTAGTGGGGCCTCCTGGAGTTGGAAAAACTTCAATTGGGAAAGCTATTGCAGAAGCAATGAGTAGGAAATTTATAAGAATATCTCTTGGAGGAGTAAGAGATGAAGCTGAAATTAGAGGACATAGGAGAACTTATGTAGGAGCACTCCCAGGAAGAATTTTAACAGGGATAAAACAATCTGGAAAATCAAATCCAGTATTTATGCTTGACGAAATAGATAAATTAGGGTATGATTTTAGAGGAGATCCATCTTCTGCAATGTTAGAAGTTTTAGATCCTGAACAAAATATTGATTTTGTAGACCATTATTTAGAGATGGGGTATGATTTGTCAAAAGTATTTTTTATTACTACGGCAAATAGATTAGATACAATACCTGCACCTTTGAGAGATAGAATGGAGATAATTAGAATACCAGGCTATTCATTAAATGAAAAAGCTATTATTGCAGAAAAATATTTGATTCCACGTCAAAAAAAGCAAAATGGAATAGAAAAATATGAAATAGTTATTGAAAAAATGGCATTGGAAAAATTAATATTAAATTATACAAGAGAAGCAGGAGTAAGAAATTTAGAAAGAGAAATAGGAAAAGTATTTAGGAAAATAGTGAAAAAAATTGTTATGGGAGAGGAATATCCAGAAGTAGTAAATGAAAATGAAATAGAAAAATTATTAGGAATTCCAAAATATGAGATGAGTGATACTGAAGATATTCATGATATAGGAGTTGTAACAGGACTTGCTTGGACAGAATTTGGCGGAGATGTACTTAATATAGAGGTAAATCTTGTGCCAGGGCATGGAGAGCTAATTTTAACAGGAAAATTAGGGGATGTAATGAAAGAATCAGCAAGAATAGCTTTAACATATATTAGAAGTAAAATTGATAATTATAATGGAGATAAAGAATATTATAAAAATTATGATTTACATATTCATGTTCCTGAAGGAGCAGTTCCAAAAGATGGACCATCAGCAGGAATTACATTAACTACAGCAATAGCCTCTAAATTGTTAAATAAACCAATTTCAAATAAAATAGCAATGACAGGAGAAATAACATTAACAGGTAGAATATTGCCAATAGGAGGATTAAAAGAGAAACTCTTAGCAGCGAAATTAAGAGGTATAAAAAAAGTATTTGTGCCTAAAAAAAATGAAAAAGATTTAATAGAGATAGATGAAGAGATAAAAAGTGGAATAGAGATAAAATTTGTGAATTACGCAGAAGAAGTTTTTGAGGAGTTGCAACTTCAACAAGGATAA
- the dnaG gene encoding DNA primase codes for MGYNKKDVENLIENLDIVEIIGEYVELKKSGSGYKGLCPFHDEKTPSFSVSPEKGIYNCFGCGAKGNALQFYMEKNGLDFITAIEELAKKYNYKLRNETGYSIKKNSNYDRYYSLMEEVQKYFGEILFSKQGILGLEYLKNRGLDEDFLKRYHLGYAIDGWNNIGDYLKEKGYTEQEIFDMGLIKKGEKGYYDTFRGRVIFPIFSPKGKTIGFGGRILNSEKSTAKYLNSPETKIFTKGDNLYGFINKGSNIRKNGFVMLMEGYMDVLAAHKNGFANAVASLGTSLTEKQASLMKKYTQNIVICYDMDNAGRKAVERASIILKRYKFNIRVLELSEGKDPDEYLMKNGKEKFKKELRNSIEIFDFLYNYYIEGINLNDIILKKNFIYRFKDFFNSIEDEIEHSIYIEKLSIAVDIPKEDLKSIFKKDNKIINKRYKYAKINKNNKIDKLEKETIRIILKNIDYYNKLNFIEIENPLLRKVLGIIAQKLEFKDLKIEKEIINNEDFDEEEKAMIIDILFSVDEIENEKEFFKDILESWEKKRFQNELEEVKKQLENQNLTIGEKRILVGKRMEIIKKLKF; via the coding sequence ATGGGATACAACAAAAAAGATGTAGAAAATTTAATAGAAAATCTAGATATAGTTGAAATAATAGGCGAATATGTAGAATTAAAAAAATCAGGAAGTGGATATAAAGGGTTATGCCCTTTTCATGATGAAAAAACTCCATCTTTTAGTGTTAGCCCAGAAAAAGGTATTTATAATTGTTTTGGTTGTGGTGCTAAAGGGAATGCTTTGCAATTTTATATGGAAAAAAATGGATTAGATTTTATAACTGCAATAGAAGAGCTGGCTAAAAAATATAATTATAAATTGAGGAATGAAACTGGATACAGTATAAAAAAAAATAGTAATTATGATAGATATTATTCTTTAATGGAAGAGGTACAAAAATATTTTGGGGAGATACTTTTTTCTAAACAAGGTATTTTAGGATTAGAATATTTAAAAAATAGAGGATTAGATGAAGATTTTTTGAAAAGATATCATTTAGGATACGCAATAGATGGATGGAATAATATAGGTGATTATTTAAAAGAAAAAGGGTATACAGAACAAGAAATTTTTGATATGGGTCTAATAAAAAAAGGGGAAAAAGGTTATTATGATACTTTTAGAGGAAGAGTTATATTTCCTATATTTTCACCAAAAGGAAAAACTATTGGATTTGGTGGAAGAATATTAAATTCTGAGAAAAGCACTGCTAAATATTTAAATTCTCCAGAGACGAAAATTTTTACAAAAGGAGATAATTTATACGGCTTTATAAATAAAGGGAGTAATATTAGGAAAAATGGCTTTGTAATGCTTATGGAAGGCTATATGGACGTGTTAGCTGCACATAAAAACGGATTTGCAAATGCAGTAGCCTCGCTTGGGACTTCGCTTACAGAGAAGCAGGCTAGCCTTATGAAGAAATATACTCAAAATATAGTTATATGTTATGATATGGATAACGCAGGAAGGAAAGCTGTTGAAAGAGCAAGTATAATATTAAAAAGATATAAATTTAATATAAGAGTTTTAGAACTATCTGAAGGGAAAGATCCTGATGAATACTTAATGAAAAATGGAAAAGAAAAATTTAAAAAAGAGTTGAGAAATTCAATTGAAATTTTTGATTTTTTATATAATTATTATATTGAAGGAATTAATTTAAATGATATTATCCTGAAGAAAAATTTTATTTATAGATTTAAAGATTTTTTTAATAGTATAGAGGATGAAATCGAACACAGTATATATATAGAAAAATTGTCAATAGCAGTAGATATACCCAAAGAAGATTTAAAATCTATTTTTAAAAAAGATAATAAAATAATAAATAAAAGATATAAATATGCCAAAATAAATAAAAACAATAAAATAGATAAGCTTGAAAAAGAAACAATAAGAATTATATTAAAAAATATAGATTATTATAATAAATTAAATTTTATAGAGATAGAAAATCCATTACTCAGAAAAGTTTTGGGGATTATTGCTCAAAAACTAGAATTTAAAGATTTGAAAATAGAAAAAGAAATTATAAATAATGAAGATTTTGATGAAGAAGAAAAAGCTATGATTATAGATATTTTATTTAGTGTTGATGAGATAGAAAACGAAAAAGAATTTTTTAAAGATATATTGGAAAGTTGGGAAAAAAAGAGGTTTCAAAATGAATTGGAAGAGGTAAAAAAACAGCTAGAAAACCAAAATTTAACTATTGGGGAAAAGAGAATTTTGGTTGGAAAAAGAATGGAAATAATAAAAAAATTAAAATTTTGA